In one Musa acuminata AAA Group cultivar baxijiao chromosome BXJ2-5, Cavendish_Baxijiao_AAA, whole genome shotgun sequence genomic region, the following are encoded:
- the LOC135611734 gene encoding uncharacterized protein LOC135611734: MGCVASKCSHTNHRKKTNELRAKVVALEEEMKEMRRVREQEARAFTSKEAEWEQERRQHTEEAAELRKRVMEEEETAARGSRGAKEWLRLGTDCLVEHLKEERARREEAVEKWKQLYLAIKTELDDLIRRTRRERFYLGAEIEPLEREAKAKEETVERLRSRVDKMEEEARKRDREIDILRQSLRILSNETNREEERSNSDSGTPTLRGKCRELK; encoded by the exons ATGGGGTGTGTCGCCAGCAAATGTTCTCACACCAATCACCGCAAGAAGACCAACGAACTGAGAGCCAAAGTAGTGGCGCTAGAGGAAGAGATGAAGGAGATGAGACGCGTAAGGGAGCAGGAGGCGCGAGCCTTCACGTCCAAGGAGGCGGAGTGGGAGCAGGAGAGGAGGCAGCACACGGAGGAGGCGGCCGAGCTGAGGAAGCGGGTGATGGAAGAGGAGGAGACGGCGGCGAGAGGAAGCAGGGGGGCCAAGGAGTGGCTCCGCTTGGGCACGGATTGCCTGGTCGAGCACCTCAAGGAGGAGCGAGCGCGGCGAGAGGAAGCCGTGGAGAAGTGGAAGCAGCTCTACCTGGCCATCAAGACCGAGCTTGACGACCTCATCCGAAGGACTCGAC GGGAGAGGTTCTACTTGGGAGCTGAGATCGAGCCGCTGGAGAGGGAGGCGAAAGCCAAAGAGGAGACAGTGGAAAGACTGCGATCACGCGTGGATAAAATGGAGGAGGAGGCACGCAAGAGAGATCGAGAGATCGACATTCTGAGGCAGAGCCTAAGAATTCTGAGCAACGAAACGAATCGGGAAGAAGAACGAAGCAACTCCGACTCTGGAACACCGACTTTGAGAGGAAAATGCCGTGAACTAAAATAA